In a single window of the Vitis vinifera cultivar Pinot Noir 40024 chromosome 6, ASM3070453v1 genome:
- the LOC100249616 gene encoding phenylalanine N-monooxygenase, translating to MLSSFLFLSLANTATKDHVLAHLNFVLLLFCVSILVIFTKFKSNTSTSSKGMHLPPGPAPWPLLRNLPDLLKNKPVFRWIHGFMKEMNTEIACIQLGNVHVIPVISPEISREFLKKHDAIFASRPVTMASEYSSGGFLTIAVVPKGTQWKKMRRVVASDVINETTFKWLHDKRVEEADNLVRFIYNQCKTFTSPSIINVRNTVRQYSGNVIRKMILNTRYFGEGKKDGGPGIEEEQHVESLFTVLAHLYAFSLSDYFPWMRVLDLDGHEKTVRQAMNTIDKYHDPIVENRAKQWRNGGKKEAEDLLDIFLSIKDAHGEPLLSVAEIKAQCTELMLAAVDNPSNAIEWAMAEMINQPEVLRKAVEEINRVVGKERLVQESDFEQLNYVKACAREAFRLHPIAPFHLPHVSTCDAVVAGYFIPKGSHVLLSRLGLGRNGRIWEEPLRFKPERHLSEGTGKMVELTEPDLRFISFGTGRRGCPGKATGSAMTVMLLARLLQGFTWSAPPEQKEIDLSESRNDLSLEKPLHAVAKPRLHASLYSAAYQ from the exons ATGCTTTcttcatttctctttctttccctaGCTAATACTGCTACCAAAGACCATGTCTTGGCTCATCTCAACTTCGTCTTGCTGCTTTTCTGCGTATCCATCTTAGTCATCTTCACCAAATTCAAATCCAACACCAGCACCAGCAGCAAGGGAATGCACCTTCCTCCAGGCCCAGCTCCATGGCCACTACTCCGAAATCTTCCTGACTTACTCAAGAACAAGCCAGTTTTCCGGTGGATACATGGATTCATGAAAGAAATGAACACCGAAATTGCATGTATTCAGTTGGGCAACGTTCATGTTATACCGGTGATTTCTCCAGAGATTAGCAgagaatttttgaagaaacatgACGCAATATTTGCGTCCAGGCCTGTTACAATGGCGTCTGAGTATTCAAGCGGTGGCTTCTTGACAATAGCAGTGGTGCCAAAGGGAACGCAgtggaagaagatgagaagGGTTGTTGCTTCTGATGTCATTAACGAAACAACATTTAAGTGGCTGCATGACAAGAGAGTGGAAGAAGCCGACAATCTTGTTCGATTCATTTATAACCAGTGTAAAACCTTCACTAGCCCATCAATTATAAATGTAAGAAACACAGTCCGTCAATACAGTGGAAACGTCATTAGGAAGATGATCCTCAACACAAGATACTTTGGCGAAGGAAAGAAAGATGGAGGACCTGGAATCGAAGAGGAACAACATGTTGAATCCCTCTTCACTGTACTTGCTCACCTCTATGCATTCTCTTTGTCTGATTACTTCCCATGGATGAGAGTGCTGGACTTAGATGGGCATGAGAAGACTGTAAGGCAGGCTATGAATACCATTGACAAGTACCATGATCCCATCGTGGAGAATAGAGCAAAACAATGGAGGAATGGGGGGAAGAAGGAGGCTGAGGACCTTCTAGACATTTTCCTTTCAATCAAGGATGCACACGGTGAACCACTGCTGTCTGTGGCAGAGATCAAAGCCCAATGCACA GAGTTGATGCTTGCTGCAGTGGATAATCCATCAAACGCAATAGAGTGGGCAATGGCAGAGATGATCAATCAACCAGAGGTGTTGCGAAAGGCAGTGGAAGAAATAAATAGAGTGGTTGGAAAAGAGAGACTGGTTCAAGAATCGGACTTTGAGCAGCTCAACTATGTCAAGGCCTGTGCAAGGGAAGCATTTCGGCTGCACCCTATTGCACCCTTCCATCTCCCCCATGTCTCCACTTGTGATGCAGTTGTTGCTGGCTACTTTATTCCCAAAGGCAGTCATGTCCTCCTCAGCCGTCTGGGCCTGGGCCGGAACGGTAGAATCTGGGAAGAACCACTAAGGTTCAAACCGGAGAGGCATCTGAGTGAAGGTACAGGGAAAATGGTGGAGTTGACGGAGCCAGACCTTCGATTCATTTCCTTCGGCACTGGAAGACGTGGGTGCCCTGGAAAAGCAACGGGGTCTGCCATGACTGTGATGCTGCTAGCACGGCTTCTCCAAGGATTTACTTGGAGTGCACCACCGGAACAAAAGGAGATTGACCTCTCAGAATCAAGAAATGACCTCTCTCTGGAAAAACCACTGCATGCCGTTGCAAAACCTCGTTTGCATGCATCCCTCTACTCAGCTGCTtaccaataa